One part of the Arachidicoccus terrestris genome encodes these proteins:
- a CDS encoding sugar O-acetyltransferase — translation MESKKVGETEKQKLAAGKLYNAGLDLQLQSELLRAKQLCFNYNQTPPLDKEKRLNILYQLLGKLGSAPVIEQPFYCDYGYNIEIGDYFYSNVNLVILDCAKVSFGDHVFVAPNCGFYTAGHPLDKLQRNSGLEFGHPIRVGNDVWIGAQVAVLPGVTIGDGAVIGAGSVITKDIPSGVLAAGNPCRVIREITSDDKEKYRN, via the coding sequence ATGGAAAGCAAGAAAGTTGGGGAAACGGAAAAACAGAAGTTGGCCGCAGGGAAACTCTATAATGCGGGATTGGATCTCCAGTTACAATCTGAGCTCCTGCGGGCAAAGCAGCTTTGTTTTAATTATAATCAAACACCGCCGCTTGATAAAGAGAAACGGTTAAATATTCTGTATCAGTTGCTTGGCAAACTAGGTTCGGCCCCGGTAATCGAACAGCCTTTTTACTGTGATTACGGCTATAATATAGAGATTGGGGATTATTTTTACTCAAACGTGAACCTTGTCATACTGGACTGTGCAAAAGTCAGTTTTGGTGACCACGTATTTGTTGCCCCGAACTGCGGTTTTTATACAGCCGGCCACCCGTTGGACAAACTGCAGCGGAACAGCGGGCTGGAATTCGGACACCCCATCCGTGTTGGTAATGACGTCTGGATCGGCGCGCAAGTGGCTGTATTGCCCGGAGTCACCATCGGTGATGGTGCAGTGATCGGCGCCGGCAGCGTCATCACCAAAGATATTCCATCTGGAGTGCTGGCCGCTGGCAACCCATGTAGGGTAATTAGAGAGATCACCTCCGATGATAAGGAGAAGTATAGGAATTGA
- the ilvA gene encoding threonine ammonia-lyase IlvA, whose product MQIDFEGAAARLKSVVNRTPLQLNEGLSKIYDCQVYLKREDLQRVRSYKIRGAYNMISTLPEEIRAQGVVCASAGNHAQGFAFSCNTLKIKGVVFMPSITPKQKITQTRMFGGPDLEIILTGDTFDDCAAAARIYTQEHHMTFIPPFNHEKIIEGQGTVAIEILEDLQDIDYVFVPVGGGGLAGGVGLYFKEHSPETKIIGAEPEGAASMTAALQAGEPVTLDTINRFVDGAAVKRIGDLNLIAFQEIKGKPTLVPEGRICSTILDLYNRDAIVAEPAGALSIAALEDFKEEIKGKKVVCIVSGSNNDIDRMPEIKELSLQYEGLKHYFLIGFSQRPGALREFLNLVLGPTDDIARFEYLHKTNKEHGTALVGIELLNKEDYVPLIQRMQEHNINYTELNKDDTLFNFLV is encoded by the coding sequence ATGCAAATTGATTTTGAAGGGGCAGCCGCCAGATTAAAGTCTGTTGTCAACAGAACGCCATTACAGCTAAATGAAGGTCTGTCCAAAATATATGATTGTCAGGTATATCTGAAAAGAGAAGATCTGCAAAGAGTACGTTCCTATAAGATTCGTGGTGCCTACAATATGATTAGCACGCTGCCCGAAGAAATACGAGCCCAGGGAGTGGTTTGCGCCAGTGCGGGTAACCATGCACAGGGCTTTGCTTTTAGCTGTAACACGCTAAAAATTAAAGGAGTGGTTTTTATGCCCAGCATCACTCCTAAACAAAAAATTACACAGACAAGAATGTTCGGCGGACCAGACCTTGAGATTATTCTTACAGGAGATACTTTTGATGACTGTGCCGCAGCCGCCAGAATATATACCCAGGAACATCATATGACCTTTATTCCGCCTTTTAATCATGAAAAAATCATTGAGGGTCAGGGAACAGTCGCTATAGAGATCCTGGAAGATCTCCAGGATATTGATTATGTATTTGTGCCTGTTGGCGGAGGCGGACTGGCAGGTGGTGTGGGGTTATATTTTAAAGAACATTCTCCGGAAACCAAAATCATTGGCGCTGAGCCTGAAGGAGCGGCTTCAATGACTGCTGCGCTTCAGGCAGGCGAACCCGTAACTCTGGATACAATTAACCGCTTTGTTGACGGTGCTGCTGTTAAGCGGATCGGTGATCTAAACCTGATAGCCTTTCAGGAGATTAAAGGAAAACCCACACTTGTGCCGGAAGGGAGGATCTGTTCTACCATTCTGGATCTTTACAACAGAGATGCGATTGTGGCTGAGCCAGCCGGTGCTTTATCGATCGCGGCGCTAGAAGATTTTAAAGAAGAAATTAAGGGCAAGAAAGTCGTATGTATTGTCAGTGGCAGTAACAATGATATCGATCGTATGCCGGAAATCAAAGAACTTTCTTTACAATATGAAGGCCTGAAGCATTATTTTCTGATAGGGTTCTCTCAGCGACCAGGTGCACTTAGAGAATTCCTGAATCTGGTGCTGGGCCCGACCGATGATATTGCCCGATTTGAGTATCTGCATAAGACCAATAAAGAGCACGGCACGGCACTTGTGGGCATTGAGCTATTGAATAAGGAAGATTATGTACCCCTTATCCAAAGAATGCAGGAACATAATATCAATTATACAGAGCTCAATAAGGATGATACGCTGTTTAACTTCCTGGTCTGA
- the ilvC gene encoding ketol-acid reductoisomerase, whose amino-acid sequence MAKLNFGGVEENVVTREEFPLAKAQEVLKNETVAVIGYGVQGPGQALNQRDNGINVIVGQRKDSKSWDKAVADGFVPGETLFDIETALEKGTIICYLLSDAAQIELWPTVKKHLTAGKALYFSHGFGITFNEQTGIVPPADVDVFLVAPKGSGTSLRRMFLQGRGLNSSYAIYQDATGKAYERVIALGIAVGSGYLFETDFKKEVLSDLTGERGTLMGCIQGIFAAQYQVLREKGHMPSEAFNETVEELTQSLMPLVAENGMDWMYANCSTTAQRGALDWWKKFRDATLPVFNDLYESVATGKESQRSIDSNSQKDYREKLDAELKELRESELWQAGKTVRSLRPENN is encoded by the coding sequence ATGGCAAAATTGAACTTTGGCGGTGTTGAAGAAAATGTGGTAACCCGCGAAGAATTTCCTCTGGCGAAAGCGCAAGAGGTGCTGAAAAATGAAACAGTAGCCGTTATCGGTTATGGAGTACAAGGTCCTGGCCAGGCACTGAATCAAAGAGATAATGGTATCAACGTAATCGTCGGTCAGAGAAAAGACTCTAAAAGCTGGGATAAAGCTGTGGCTGATGGATTTGTTCCTGGTGAGACCCTTTTTGATATTGAGACTGCACTCGAAAAAGGAACTATTATCTGTTATTTGTTAAGTGATGCTGCCCAGATCGAACTGTGGCCTACTGTAAAAAAACACCTGACTGCAGGCAAAGCCTTATATTTCTCTCACGGCTTTGGCATTACTTTCAATGAGCAGACCGGTATTGTTCCACCGGCTGATGTAGATGTATTTCTGGTAGCGCCTAAAGGATCCGGTACTTCACTGCGCCGTATGTTCCTGCAAGGCCGCGGATTGAACAGCTCCTATGCCATTTATCAGGACGCCACCGGTAAAGCCTATGAAAGAGTGATCGCATTGGGGATCGCAGTAGGAAGTGGATACTTGTTTGAAACAGATTTCAAAAAAGAAGTATTAAGCGATCTTACCGGAGAAAGAGGCACACTCATGGGCTGTATCCAGGGTATTTTTGCTGCACAGTATCAGGTACTGCGCGAAAAAGGCCATATGCCTTCGGAAGCCTTCAATGAAACTGTAGAAGAGTTAACGCAATCTCTGATGCCATTAGTCGCAGAAAACGGCATGGACTGGATGTATGCCAACTGTTCTACTACGGCTCAACGTGGTGCTTTGGATTGGTGGAAAAAGTTCCGCGATGCTACTTTGCCCGTATTCAATGATCTATATGAGAGCGTTGCAACTGGTAAAGAATCCCAGCGTTCTATTGATTCCAACAGTCAGAAAGATTATCGTGAGAAACTGGATGCAGAATTAAAAGAACTGCGTGAAAGTGAATTATGGCAGGCTGGTAAGACCGTAAGAAGTCTGAGGCCTGAAAATAACTAA
- the dapB gene encoding 4-hydroxy-tetrahydrodipicolinate reductase, which produces MKIALIGYGKMGHAIEEIAVAKGHEIVLKINIDNTEEFTSQSIKQADVAIEFTGPDTALGNILKCIENGVPVVSGSTGWLDKWSEVEGAVKENEAAFLYSSNYSIGVNLFFEVNKYLARLMKDYPDYDVEMEEIHHTQKKDAPSGTAISLAEQILENLPRKKGWINEAAHNAEELAIISKRIDPAPGTHVVTYKSDIDDIEIKHTAHNRKGFASGAVVAAEFLENRKGIYSMRDVLFGG; this is translated from the coding sequence ATGAAAATTGCATTAATCGGATATGGTAAAATGGGACATGCCATTGAAGAGATCGCGGTGGCAAAAGGCCATGAAATTGTACTTAAAATCAATATTGATAATACGGAAGAGTTTACATCTCAATCAATCAAACAGGCAGATGTAGCCATTGAATTTACCGGCCCGGATACAGCCCTTGGCAATATTTTGAAGTGTATTGAAAACGGCGTGCCGGTCGTCTCCGGCTCTACCGGCTGGCTGGATAAATGGTCCGAAGTGGAAGGAGCTGTTAAGGAAAATGAGGCCGCATTCTTATATAGCAGCAATTATTCTATCGGCGTAAACCTGTTTTTTGAAGTCAATAAGTATTTGGCGCGCCTGATGAAAGATTACCCCGACTATGATGTAGAAATGGAAGAAATCCATCATACACAGAAAAAAGATGCGCCTTCTGGTACAGCCATCAGCCTGGCCGAGCAAATACTGGAAAACCTGCCTCGTAAAAAAGGCTGGATCAATGAAGCTGCTCATAATGCAGAAGAACTCGCTATTATCTCTAAAAGAATCGATCCGGCTCCCGGTACTCATGTTGTTACGTATAAAAGCGATATCGATGATATAGAGATCAAGCACACGGCACATAACCGTAAAGGATTTGCCTCCGGCGCCGTTGTTGCCGCAGAATTCCTGGAAAACAGAAAAGGCATTTATTCCATGCGGGACGTACTGTTTGGCGGTTAA
- a CDS encoding ParB/RepB/Spo0J family partition protein yields the protein MNTNTKTKPKQGKEALGKGIRSLLDNIHADLKTTSGNLNPKVVEEATTSLRIPVGEIEVNPRNPRNDFDEKALQELAASITIHDIIQPLTVSKLSSGKYRLIAGERRFRAAKIAGLKDVPVYIRNADDGEILELALLENLQREDLNAIEISLSYQRMMDELGYTQEQVAERMGKERSTVANYIRLLKLPPDVQLAVRFGIISMGHARALISLDLVDKQLYAFKEIKEKGLSVRQTEALVRQMQNEGSGIDKPKASATSSLPPAYKKIQDQLASHFGTKVKLAHSKKGNGSILIEYYSLQELNKLLDTMNVQVG from the coding sequence TTGAATACAAATACAAAAACTAAGCCCAAACAGGGAAAAGAGGCTTTGGGTAAGGGTATTCGTTCTTTGCTGGATAATATTCATGCGGACCTCAAGACAACTTCTGGTAACCTAAATCCTAAGGTGGTGGAAGAAGCCACCACCTCGCTCAGAATTCCTGTAGGGGAAATCGAAGTCAATCCCAGGAACCCCAGAAATGATTTCGATGAAAAGGCGCTTCAGGAATTGGCTGCCTCTATTACCATTCATGATATCATTCAGCCGTTAACTGTCAGCAAGTTGTCTTCCGGTAAATACAGGTTGATTGCAGGAGAAAGAAGGTTCAGAGCGGCCAAGATCGCCGGTCTTAAAGATGTGCCGGTCTATATCAGAAATGCCGATGACGGAGAAATTCTTGAATTGGCGCTTTTGGAAAACCTGCAGCGTGAAGATCTTAACGCTATTGAAATTAGCCTGAGCTATCAGCGTATGATGGATGAGTTGGGCTATACACAGGAACAGGTTGCCGAACGTATGGGTAAAGAAAGAAGTACAGTCGCTAACTACATTCGTCTACTGAAATTACCGCCTGATGTACAGCTAGCCGTTAGGTTTGGAATCATCAGCATGGGACATGCACGTGCGCTGATCAGCCTTGATCTGGTAGACAAGCAACTCTATGCTTTTAAAGAAATTAAAGAAAAAGGACTGAGCGTACGGCAAACTGAAGCATTGGTCCGGCAGATGCAAAATGAAGGTAGCGGTATAGATAAGCCGAAGGCGTCTGCGACCAGCAGCCTGCCTCCTGCCTATAAAAAGATACAGGACCAGCTGGCTTCTCATTTTGGAACCAAAGTAAAGCTGGCGCATAGTAAAAAAGGCAATGGCAGTATACTTATTGAATATTATTCTTTGCAGGAATTGAACAAACTACTAGACACGATGAATGTTCAAGTGGGATAA
- a CDS encoding DUF5683 domain-containing protein — protein MQQNSPFYFFHTPGHTPAVVKEKPGTEVNTRFILLIFLIATYFTFGFIISACAQAVDTAANKSVVDTFPKNKNEALPVTTAPASAAPSTTPLSSVIQDTARVDTSGVKPDSTLQQALKPFSLRLPGSKEHTPKGATIRSLILPGWGQAYNHEYWKVPLAVAAVGIPIYLFIDNSKEYNAARQAYSVVFEEMPVVSGGKGKLDPTKFAQIDQKFQDAYNRYKEVGGNYVTNFLSTVQNYRNTFRQYRDYSIVAAVLGWGLQIADATVFGHLHGFDVSDDLSMKVRPVYFQYARIPGIGLSFSFK, from the coding sequence ATGCAGCAAAATTCACCATTTTACTTTTTTCATACACCGGGGCATACACCGGCCGTAGTTAAGGAGAAGCCAGGAACAGAGGTAAATACGAGATTCATACTCCTGATTTTTCTTATTGCCACATATTTCACGTTTGGTTTTATTATAAGTGCCTGCGCGCAGGCGGTAGACACTGCTGCAAACAAAAGCGTCGTTGATACGTTCCCAAAAAATAAGAATGAAGCATTGCCTGTAACAACAGCACCGGCATCTGCTGCACCGTCAACAACGCCATTATCATCTGTAATACAAGATACTGCCAGGGTAGATACTTCGGGTGTAAAACCGGACAGTACCTTACAGCAAGCACTGAAGCCGTTTTCCTTGAGACTCCCCGGAAGTAAAGAGCATACACCTAAAGGCGCTACGATCCGGTCCCTGATTTTACCGGGATGGGGGCAGGCATATAACCATGAATATTGGAAAGTGCCGCTGGCGGTGGCTGCGGTTGGGATTCCGATCTATCTTTTTATAGACAATAGTAAAGAATATAACGCGGCCAGGCAGGCCTATAGCGTGGTGTTTGAGGAAATGCCTGTCGTTTCAGGTGGTAAAGGGAAATTGGACCCCACTAAATTTGCACAAATCGATCAGAAATTCCAGGATGCCTATAACCGGTATAAGGAAGTAGGGGGAAACTACGTTACCAATTTTCTTTCTACTGTTCAGAACTACAGAAATACTTTTCGCCAATATCGGGACTACTCTATCGTTGCTGCAGTGCTTGGCTGGGGATTACAGATCGCAGATGCGACCGTCTTTGGGCATTTGCATGGGTTTGATGTAAGTGATGACCTTAGCATGAAAGTGCGTCCGGTGTATTTTCAGTATGCGAGAATACCGGGTATTGGTTTGAGTTTTTCTTTTAAGTAG
- a CDS encoding thioredoxin family protein gives MMKKYALIGNWTLSLLMALFFVGTSGKSQAQQSKAAAPASADEIMTAAKARAAAENKNVLVIFHASWCGWCKKMDASIQDPGCKDYFDKNFVIEHLTVMENGANVALENPGAQKMLEEYGGGESGIPYWLIFSPDGKLLADSKFHTDDPNNKANGQNMGCPAQPSEVDYFISVLKKTSQMSDKEAASVRARFLKNAPHK, from the coding sequence ATGATGAAAAAGTACGCATTGATTGGGAATTGGACCCTTTCTCTACTAATGGCATTATTTTTTGTTGGCACCTCCGGTAAAAGCCAGGCACAGCAATCCAAAGCTGCCGCCCCTGCTTCCGCCGATGAAATTATGACAGCAGCGAAAGCCAGAGCCGCAGCTGAAAACAAGAATGTCCTGGTCATTTTCCATGCCTCCTGGTGTGGCTGGTGTAAAAAAATGGATGCTTCTATTCAAGACCCAGGCTGTAAGGATTATTTTGATAAAAACTTTGTTATTGAACATCTGACAGTTATGGAGAACGGCGCCAATGTTGCCCTGGAAAATCCGGGCGCCCAGAAAATGCTGGAAGAATATGGTGGTGGAGAGTCAGGTATTCCTTACTGGCTGATCTTTTCCCCCGACGGCAAGCTTCTGGCAGACTCCAAATTCCACACGGATGATCCGAATAATAAAGCCAATGGGCAAAACATGGGATGTCCCGCACAACCATCGGAAGTCGATTATTTTATCAGCGTATTAAAAAAGACCTCGCAGATGTCGGATAAGGAGGCAGCTTCTGTCAGGGCCCGCTTTTTAAAGAATGCGCCGCACAAATAA
- a CDS encoding ParA family protein: MARIIGVANQKGGVGKTTTAINLAASFAVLEFKTLLIDADPQANSTTGIGFDLHNITTSLYDVMVNETPASEVILKSDVPFLDLIPSHIDLVGAEIEMINSPNRENVLKKVLEPVADDYDFIIIDCSPSLGLITVNSLVAANSVVVPVQCEFFALEGLGKLLNTIKIVQNRLNPDLEIEGILMTMYDGRLRLSNQVVSEVRRHFDELVFDTIIHRNTRLSEAPSFGKPVVLYDSDSKGAINYLNLAKEVLQKNNMTKIPQKKKIIK, encoded by the coding sequence ATGGCAAGAATCATTGGCGTAGCCAATCAAAAAGGCGGTGTGGGGAAAACCACCACCGCTATAAACCTAGCAGCCAGCTTTGCTGTGCTGGAATTCAAGACATTATTAATTGATGCGGACCCTCAGGCTAATAGTACAACTGGTATTGGCTTTGATTTACATAATATTACCACCAGTCTGTATGACGTGATGGTAAATGAGACGCCAGCCAGCGAGGTAATCCTCAAAAGCGATGTTCCTTTTTTGGATCTGATCCCCTCTCATATCGATCTGGTTGGCGCAGAAATCGAGATGATCAACTCACCTAACAGGGAGAATGTGCTTAAAAAGGTATTGGAACCCGTGGCCGATGATTATGATTTTATCATTATTGACTGTTCACCTTCTCTGGGCCTGATTACTGTAAATTCTCTGGTGGCCGCTAACAGTGTAGTAGTGCCGGTTCAGTGTGAGTTCTTTGCCCTGGAAGGCTTAGGTAAGCTTCTGAATACCATTAAGATCGTACAGAACCGGCTGAATCCTGATCTTGAAATCGAGGGTATTCTGATGACCATGTATGATGGAAGACTCCGGCTCAGCAATCAGGTGGTCAGTGAAGTGCGCAGGCATTTTGATGAATTGGTGTTTGATACGATCATTCATAGAAATACGAGGTTGAGCGAAGCACCCAGCTTCGGTAAGCCGGTCGTATTATATGATTCTGACTCTAAGGGGGCCATTAATTACCTGAATCTGGCCAAAGAGGTATTGCAGAAAAACAACATGACCAAAATACCCCAAAAGAAAAAGATTATTAAATAA
- a CDS encoding metallophosphoesterase, translated as MYRFLHVRIILALLIILVDTYLYFVLRFITQNYGPKTRLTIFSIHWGISFLSIVSLFFLGAVEETIRRYLITVLVGILVAKLLTLVILLIDETRRGLFWTVRRLAPAKSEAARELQEKIPRSTFLVWLGMVLGGGFLGVFMYGMTNKYNYRVRRVRLRFKNFPEAFKGLKIIQLSDIHSGSFANKPAVSRGVEMVLREKPDMILFTGDLVNDKATEMDNYKDLFSRLKAPMGVYSTLGNHDYGDYAHWDSAAEKAANLEDLKQVHAHMGWRLMMNENKIFEKDGQKLALIGIENWGAKGHFPKYGRLDLAYRGTEDIPFKILMSHDPSHWDAEVRPKYGRIDLMLAGHTHGMQFGVELPHLKWSPIQYMYKQWAGLYQEGDQYLYVNRGYGFLGYPGRVGILPEITVLEFA; from the coding sequence ATGTATAGATTTTTACATGTCAGGATAATCCTGGCCCTTCTTATCATATTAGTTGACACCTATCTGTATTTTGTATTACGTTTTATTACGCAGAACTATGGCCCAAAAACGCGGCTTACCATATTTTCCATTCATTGGGGTATTAGTTTTCTAAGTATTGTCAGTCTGTTTTTTCTGGGAGCGGTAGAAGAAACCATTCGGCGTTACCTGATTACCGTTCTTGTTGGTATTCTGGTTGCAAAGCTGCTGACCCTGGTCATTTTACTTATCGACGAAACCCGTCGGGGGTTGTTTTGGACGGTTCGCCGGCTCGCACCTGCTAAATCAGAAGCAGCCAGAGAATTACAGGAAAAAATCCCGCGCTCAACCTTTCTGGTCTGGCTGGGGATGGTCTTGGGCGGTGGCTTTCTGGGCGTCTTTATGTATGGTATGACCAATAAGTATAATTACCGGGTCAGACGGGTCAGACTTCGCTTTAAAAATTTTCCCGAAGCATTTAAAGGTCTCAAGATCATTCAGCTAAGTGATATCCACAGCGGCAGCTTTGCGAATAAACCGGCTGTTTCACGCGGAGTGGAAATGGTGCTCCGCGAAAAACCGGACATGATCCTCTTTACAGGAGATCTGGTCAACGACAAGGCTACGGAGATGGATAACTATAAGGATCTGTTTAGCCGGCTGAAGGCACCTATGGGCGTATATAGTACACTGGGCAATCATGATTACGGTGATTATGCCCATTGGGATTCTGCGGCGGAAAAAGCAGCTAATCTTGAAGATCTGAAGCAAGTCCATGCCCATATGGGTTGGCGGCTGATGATGAATGAAAATAAGATCTTTGAAAAAGACGGCCAAAAGCTGGCATTGATCGGCATTGAAAACTGGGGAGCTAAGGGACATTTTCCTAAATACGGCCGGTTGGATCTTGCCTATAGGGGTACAGAAGATATCCCCTTTAAAATACTGATGAGTCATGACCCGAGCCATTGGGATGCAGAAGTCCGGCCAAAGTATGGACGAATAGACTTGATGTTGGCTGGACACACCCATGGTATGCAGTTTGGCGTAGAACTTCCACATTTAAAATGGAGCCCCATTCAGTATATGTATAAACAATGGGCAGGCCTTTATCAGGAAGGTGATCAATACCTTTATGTCAATCGAGGCTATGGATTTTTGGGCTACCCCGGCAGAGTAGGTATTCTCCCCGAAATCACGGTGCTTGAATTTGCCTAG
- a CDS encoding FAD-binding oxidoreductase: MISPELLEAFTGIVGADNVLTDEESRSNYGHDETERLLYLPWVVLKPETTDQISQIMRLCNTHTIPVTPRGGGTGLSGGALPNLGGVLLSTERLNKILSIDERNLQVTTEPGVITEVLQSAVKEKNLFYPPDPSSKGSCFIGGNIAENSGGPKAVKYGVVKDYVLNLEVVLPSGEVIWTGSNVLKNSTGYNLTQLMVGSEGTLGIVTKIVLKLIPLPKYDLLMLAPFASVEKASEAVSAIFRAGFTPSALELVEINALKIVSEMVDSHSLPVSDDIEAHLIIEVDGNNMDVLMQEMEEISVLLADFDAGEIFFAEDAQQKEELWKLRRRVAEAVKMQGYTIEEDTVVPRAELPKLIKGVKALGKQHDFKVVCYGHSGDGNLHIRINKEGQPNSFENPEMTAVLEDLFKLVHKLGGTISGEHGIGLIQKKYMPIVFNDAQLNLMRGIKKAFDPNNILNAGKIFDL; this comes from the coding sequence ATGATTTCCCCAGAACTCTTGGAGGCCTTCACCGGTATTGTCGGAGCAGATAATGTCCTGACAGATGAAGAGTCAAGATCCAATTACGGCCATGACGAGACAGAAAGATTACTATATCTTCCCTGGGTCGTTTTAAAACCTGAGACGACTGATCAGATCAGTCAGATCATGCGACTCTGTAATACGCATACAATACCTGTTACTCCAAGAGGTGGTGGAACAGGTCTGAGTGGCGGGGCGCTGCCAAATCTGGGCGGTGTTTTGCTGTCTACAGAAAGACTCAATAAGATCCTCTCCATTGACGAACGCAATCTGCAGGTGACTACGGAACCGGGCGTCATAACTGAAGTCCTGCAATCGGCTGTAAAGGAAAAGAACCTGTTCTACCCCCCTGATCCCAGTAGTAAAGGCTCCTGTTTCATAGGTGGGAATATTGCTGAAAACAGTGGCGGTCCCAAAGCCGTTAAATACGGCGTTGTAAAAGATTACGTGCTCAATCTGGAAGTGGTACTCCCTTCAGGTGAAGTGATCTGGACCGGATCCAATGTATTGAAAAACTCTACCGGTTATAACCTGACGCAATTGATGGTCGGCAGTGAAGGGACACTGGGTATTGTGACCAAGATCGTTTTAAAATTGATTCCGCTTCCAAAATATGATTTGCTAATGCTCGCCCCTTTTGCCAGCGTCGAAAAGGCCAGCGAGGCAGTGAGCGCCATTTTCAGAGCCGGATTTACCCCAAGCGCATTAGAGCTCGTAGAAATCAATGCGCTTAAGATCGTCAGCGAAATGGTGGATAGTCATAGCCTGCCGGTATCCGATGACATTGAAGCACATCTGATCATAGAGGTGGATGGCAACAATATGGACGTACTAATGCAGGAAATGGAAGAGATATCCGTGTTGTTAGCGGATTTTGACGCGGGAGAGATCTTTTTTGCAGAAGATGCACAACAGAAAGAAGAACTCTGGAAGTTACGTCGCAGGGTGGCTGAAGCGGTGAAAATGCAGGGCTATACTATTGAAGAAGATACTGTGGTGCCACGGGCAGAACTGCCAAAGTTGATTAAAGGTGTAAAAGCACTTGGTAAGCAGCATGATTTTAAAGTGGTTTGCTATGGACATTCTGGAGATGGCAATCTGCATATCCGTATTAATAAAGAAGGCCAGCCCAATAGTTTTGAAAATCCGGAAATGACTGCGGTTTTAGAAGATTTATTTAAGCTGGTACATAAACTGGGCGGTACCATCAGCGGAGAACACGGCATTGGCCTGATCCAGAAAAAATATATGCCGATCGTCTTTAATGATGCTCAGCTGAATTTGATGCGAGGTATAAAAAAGGCATTTGATCCAAATAATATTCTCAATGCGGGTAAAATCTTTGATCTTTGA
- a CDS encoding metal-dependent hydrolase has translation MQLTYYGHASFSVVINNKHILFDPYITGNPAAKGINPDDLKADYILVTHGHGDHVSDLIAIAKRTGAKVIAGAEIADWLNAKGIENVHPLNQGGFVDFEFGELRAVNAIHSSGLPDGTYGGNPLGFVINTPEGNFYAAGDTALTMDMQLIPYWSTLDFALLPIGSNYTMSAADAVIAADFIKCNKIVGIHYNTFDIIKIDAAAAKALFEKAGKTLLLPEAGTTIDI, from the coding sequence ATGCAACTCACCTATTATGGCCACGCCAGTTTTTCAGTGGTAATTAATAATAAACATATTCTTTTTGATCCTTATATTACAGGAAACCCCGCTGCTAAGGGTATAAATCCGGATGATTTGAAGGCAGATTATATTCTGGTGACCCATGGTCACGGAGATCATGTTTCTGACCTCATTGCGATTGCCAAAAGAACCGGCGCGAAGGTTATTGCCGGGGCAGAAATCGCGGATTGGTTGAATGCCAAAGGAATAGAAAATGTACATCCCTTAAATCAAGGCGGTTTTGTTGATTTTGAGTTTGGGGAACTCAGAGCAGTGAACGCCATCCATTCTTCCGGGTTGCCAGACGGAACTTACGGGGGGAATCCCTTAGGTTTTGTCATTAACACGCCAGAGGGCAATTTTTATGCAGCGGGCGATACCGCCCTTACGATGGATATGCAGCTTATCCCTTACTGGTCTACGCTTGATTTTGCATTACTGCCTATTGGCAGCAACTACACGATGAGTGCAGCCGATGCGGTGATCGCCGCTGATTTTATTAAATGTAACAAAATAGTGGGCATCCATTATAATACATTTGATATCATTAAAATAGACGCTGCCGCCGCCAAGGCTTTATTCGAGAAAGCGGGCAAAACCCTGTTGTTACCCGAGGCAGGGACAACAATTGACATTTAG